One window of Aerococcus tenax genomic DNA carries:
- a CDS encoding GNAT family N-acetyltransferase — protein MIRAIQETDAKAIQELCQVALGYDADLNLVQSQIKKLSQDHDHHIIAVYEDETSSRAVAFVHAETYEGLYSETGLNILGLAVSPDYQGQGIGRELMSFVENYAINHQLHYIRLNSAVHRVEAHQFYQSIGYRHDRTQKRFTKTF, from the coding sequence AGGAATTATGCCAAGTAGCACTCGGCTACGATGCTGATCTGAATCTTGTCCAATCACAAATCAAAAAATTATCCCAAGATCATGATCACCATATTATAGCTGTGTATGAAGATGAAACTTCTTCTAGGGCGGTTGCTTTTGTTCACGCTGAGACCTATGAAGGGCTCTACAGTGAAACGGGCTTAAATATTCTTGGACTTGCGGTAAGTCCTGACTACCAAGGACAGGGCATCGGTAGGGAGCTCATGTCTTTTGTAGAAAATTATGCGATTAATCACCAACTCCACTACATTCGCTTAAATTCAGCGGTCCATCGTGTGGAAGCTCATCAATTTTACCAAAGCATCGGTTATCGTCACGATCGGACTCAGAAACGCTTTACGAAGACCTTTTGA
- a CDS encoding helix-turn-helix domain-containing protein, protein MVQLLKTARNQAKMAQEEVAEVIGVSR, encoded by the coding sequence ATTGTCCAATTATTAAAAACAGCGCGTAACCAAGCAAAAATGGCTCAAGAGGAAGTGGCTGAAGTTATCGGTGTGTCTAGATAA